One genomic segment of Mycolicibacterium gilvum includes these proteins:
- a CDS encoding carbohydrate ABC transporter permease, giving the protein MKFQHGMVAPLVALFVGVVGFPLGYAAYLSVTDYKLTDQGAPDIVGADNFVATFGDSGFWNAFGTTALYVLVAVGLELVIGLAIALALQKQRWARDLTRSMLLAPMFITPIAVGLTFRFLLNDQLGAIPAMLHAIGIDYDFFGPGRALYTLAFIDVWQWTPFMVLLLLAGLESIPKEPLDAARVDGARGLYVLRRVTLPLLAPVLVVAILLRSLDAMKVFEYVFATTRGGPGTETETLQYFIYQTGIQFFRLGSASSMAFVVLIVVLAAIVFAFRRMDRAREAGIR; this is encoded by the coding sequence GTGAAATTCCAACACGGCATGGTCGCCCCCCTCGTCGCCCTCTTCGTCGGGGTGGTCGGTTTCCCCTTGGGATATGCGGCGTATCTCAGCGTCACCGACTACAAGCTCACCGACCAGGGAGCCCCGGACATCGTCGGCGCCGACAACTTCGTCGCGACGTTCGGCGACAGCGGGTTCTGGAACGCGTTCGGCACCACCGCGCTGTATGTGCTCGTCGCCGTCGGCCTGGAATTGGTCATCGGCCTGGCGATCGCCCTCGCGCTGCAGAAGCAGCGCTGGGCACGCGATCTCACCCGGTCGATGCTGCTGGCACCGATGTTCATCACGCCCATCGCCGTCGGGCTGACGTTCCGCTTCCTGCTCAACGACCAGCTCGGCGCGATCCCGGCGATGCTGCACGCCATCGGCATCGACTACGACTTCTTCGGGCCCGGCCGCGCGCTCTACACCCTCGCGTTCATCGACGTGTGGCAGTGGACGCCGTTCATGGTGCTGCTGCTCCTCGCCGGGCTGGAGTCCATTCCGAAGGAACCTCTGGACGCCGCCCGCGTCGACGGCGCGCGCGGACTGTATGTGCTGCGGCGGGTCACACTGCCGCTGCTGGCCCCGGTGCTGGTGGTCGCGATCCTGCTGAGGTCCCTGGACGCGATGAAGGTCTTCGAGTACGTGTTCGCCACCACGCGTGGCGGGCCCGGCACCGAGACAGAGACGTTGCAGTACTTCATCTATCAGACCGGCATCCAGTTCTTCCGGCTCGGATCGGCGTCGTCGATGGCGTTCGTCGTGCTGATCGTGGTGCTGGCGGCCATCGTGTTCGCGTTCCGCCGGATGGACAGGGCCAGGGAGGCGGGGATTCGATGA
- a CDS encoding ABC transporter substrate-binding protein has product MRFAQIPTARRGGKTARSAVLALLAVLALVLSACAGSGGPEQAESTGSGEVSADTSGTVRILMENVPDTDIVKSMVADFNAEYPGVEINIESLTFDQMRDKLVSSFQSSSPAYDLIVVDNPWMVDFANAKFLQPLDARIDSTPDYDAGDFFTPLTDITTVDGTRYGVPFYNYALGYLYNADDLAAANQQVPTTLDELVSTSKALKSGDRAGIAMQPQRGYKIFEEWGNWLFAAGGSIYDADGKITLNTPEAKRALEAYIDTYNTAAPANSLSWGMDEAQRSVSANQSASMINYNWQLPALNEPGSGPAAGKIKLATIPGGKQVLGSWSWAIPANSATPDAAWAFVSWITAKPNDVVRTEKGGAAIRKSTLQNPAVLQGQFGEEYYRTVEQLLADAAPLTQGPSGEEMIQAVGTALNEAVAGEKSVDDALATAQAEAEKIQG; this is encoded by the coding sequence ATGAGATTCGCCCAAATTCCCACTGCCCGGCGGGGCGGGAAGACTGCCCGCTCCGCCGTGCTCGCTCTGTTGGCCGTCCTTGCGCTGGTGCTCTCCGCGTGCGCCGGCAGCGGCGGACCCGAGCAGGCCGAGAGCACCGGAAGCGGCGAGGTCTCCGCCGACACCTCGGGCACCGTGCGGATCCTGATGGAGAACGTGCCCGACACCGACATCGTCAAGTCGATGGTGGCCGACTTCAACGCCGAATACCCGGGCGTCGAGATCAACATCGAGTCGCTCACGTTCGACCAGATGCGCGACAAACTGGTGTCCTCGTTCCAGTCCTCGTCGCCGGCCTACGACCTGATCGTCGTCGACAACCCCTGGATGGTCGACTTCGCCAACGCGAAGTTCCTGCAGCCACTCGATGCCCGCATCGACAGCACCCCCGACTACGACGCCGGCGACTTCTTCACGCCGCTCACCGACATCACCACCGTCGACGGCACCCGCTACGGCGTTCCGTTCTACAACTACGCGCTCGGATACCTGTACAACGCCGACGATCTCGCCGCCGCCAACCAGCAGGTGCCGACCACGCTCGACGAACTCGTCAGCACCAGCAAGGCGCTCAAGAGCGGTGACCGCGCCGGCATCGCGATGCAGCCGCAGCGCGGCTACAAGATCTTCGAGGAGTGGGGCAACTGGCTCTTCGCCGCGGGCGGGTCGATCTACGACGCCGACGGCAAGATCACGCTGAACACCCCTGAGGCCAAGCGGGCGCTCGAGGCCTACATCGACACCTACAACACCGCCGCACCCGCCAACAGCCTCAGCTGGGGCATGGACGAGGCGCAGCGCTCGGTGTCGGCGAACCAGTCCGCGTCGATGATCAACTACAACTGGCAGCTGCCCGCCCTCAACGAGCCGGGCTCCGGACCTGCCGCCGGCAAGATCAAGCTCGCCACCATCCCCGGCGGCAAGCAGGTGCTGGGCTCCTGGAGCTGGGCGATCCCGGCCAACTCCGCGACTCCCGACGCGGCATGGGCGTTCGTCTCGTGGATCACCGCCAAGCCCAACGATGTCGTGCGCACCGAGAAGGGCGGCGCGGCGATCCGCAAGAGCACGCTGCAGAATCCCGCTGTGCTGCAGGGCCAGTTCGGCGAGGAGTACTACCGGACCGTCGAGCAGCTGCTCGCCGATGCGGCGCCACTGACCCAGGGCCCCAGCGGCGAGGAGATGATCCAGGCCGTCGGCACCGCGCTCAACGAAGCGGTCGCCGGTGAGAAGAGCGTCGACGACGCCCTTGCCACCGCACAGGCCGAAGCCGAGAAGATCCAGGGCTAG
- a CDS encoding FGGY-family carbohydrate kinase, translating to MSRYTIGVDIGTTGTKTVLLDTTSGIVATASRETALHSPAPGFAEADTTQWHANVIDSVREVLAHSGVAPDEIGALATSGMVPAVVPIDDAGKPLRRAILQNDARAHREVDDLAGALADVDLVTLTGSALTQQSVAPTTVWLREHEPEVYARTAHWVGSYDWVLSALGADVHVEQNWALESGLFSIVGDTADAVLGAAGLDPATLAPLRRPGTRVGELSAAAADATGLRAGTPLVVGGADHVLSAYAAGVNGAGDALVKLGGAGDILVASDTEIVDERLYLDAHPVPGRWLPNGCMATSGSLIRWFQTLIGGAELTELDDEAAQRAPGEILCLPYFLGEKSPVHDPDLRGVFAGMHLGHTRADMYRSVLEAIAFGFRHHVDVFGEIGIPFTRVMITNGGSRSTLWKQIHADVLGCEMNPVIGHPGASLGAAVIAAIGVGALDDWADADRFITLDAPYRPDPARRHAYDDAYQTWRELGAVMTPVSHKIARTTR from the coding sequence GTGAGCCGGTACACCATCGGAGTCGACATCGGCACCACCGGAACCAAGACGGTGCTGCTGGACACGACCTCGGGCATCGTGGCGACCGCATCCCGCGAAACCGCGCTGCACTCCCCCGCGCCCGGCTTCGCCGAGGCCGACACCACCCAGTGGCACGCCAACGTGATCGACTCGGTTCGGGAAGTGCTGGCACACAGCGGCGTCGCGCCGGACGAGATCGGCGCGCTCGCCACCTCGGGCATGGTCCCGGCCGTCGTACCGATCGATGACGCGGGAAAACCGTTGCGGCGAGCCATACTTCAGAACGACGCCCGTGCCCACCGCGAGGTCGACGACCTGGCCGGGGCACTGGCCGACGTGGATCTGGTGACGCTGACCGGATCGGCGTTGACTCAGCAGTCGGTGGCTCCGACCACCGTGTGGCTGCGGGAGCACGAGCCCGAGGTCTATGCGCGCACCGCGCACTGGGTCGGCTCCTACGACTGGGTTCTCTCGGCGCTGGGCGCCGACGTCCACGTCGAGCAGAACTGGGCGCTGGAATCCGGCCTGTTCAGCATCGTTGGCGACACCGCCGACGCCGTACTGGGCGCCGCGGGACTCGACCCCGCGACGCTGGCTCCCCTCCGGCGTCCCGGCACCCGGGTGGGCGAACTGAGCGCCGCGGCCGCGGACGCGACCGGGTTGCGCGCGGGCACCCCACTGGTGGTCGGGGGCGCCGACCACGTGCTGTCCGCCTACGCCGCCGGCGTGAACGGGGCCGGGGACGCGCTCGTCAAACTCGGTGGGGCGGGCGACATCCTGGTCGCCAGTGACACCGAGATCGTCGACGAGCGGCTCTACCTCGACGCCCACCCCGTGCCCGGGCGCTGGCTGCCCAACGGCTGCATGGCCACCAGCGGCAGCCTGATCCGCTGGTTCCAGACGCTGATCGGCGGCGCCGAACTGACCGAGCTCGACGACGAGGCCGCACAGCGCGCACCGGGCGAGATCCTGTGCCTCCCCTACTTTCTCGGCGAGAAGAGCCCTGTGCACGACCCCGACCTGCGTGGCGTGTTCGCCGGCATGCACCTCGGCCACACACGTGCCGACATGTACCGCTCGGTCCTCGAGGCGATCGCCTTCGGTTTCCGCCACCATGTCGACGTCTTCGGCGAGATCGGCATCCCGTTCACCCGGGTGATGATCACCAACGGCGGCTCCAGATCCACGCTGTGGAAGCAGATCCACGCCGATGTGCTCGGGTGCGAGATGAATCCGGTCATCGGTCACCCCGGCGCCTCTCTCGGCGCGGCGGTGATCGCCGCGATCGGCGTCGGGGCGCTCGACGACTGGGCGGACGCCGACCGGTTCATCACCCTCGATGCGCCCTACCGCCCTGATCCTGCCAGGCGGCACGCCTACGACGACGCGTACCAGACATGGCGGGAGCTCGGTGCGGTCATGACGCCCGTCTCCCACAAGATCGCCCGCACCACCCGATGA
- a CDS encoding DeoR/GlpR family DNA-binding transcription regulator → MVTVDVKTRRERIEQRVRSAREVNFADLAAEFDVSEMTIRRDVEALEALGVLRRVVGGAIALQGKDNEPAFATRVADAAQEKAHIAEVVADLIGRKETLILDSGSTALAVANSLKGRDLGLTVVTPSVLAALALVDEPDTSVVLTGGELRASELSLIGPGAEDTLANYNCDTYVMGVAGIDGERGISDYHQAESRVKRAATRRADRVIVAADKSKLGRVTFVSISALAEVQIIVSDGPPDHPALVAARDAGVEVICVADQQDSVQDISAVGSR, encoded by the coding sequence TTGGTGACCGTGGACGTGAAAACCCGCAGGGAACGGATCGAACAGCGCGTTCGATCCGCCCGCGAGGTCAACTTCGCCGACCTGGCCGCAGAGTTCGACGTATCCGAGATGACCATCCGCCGCGACGTCGAGGCACTCGAGGCCCTCGGCGTTCTGCGCCGTGTGGTCGGCGGTGCGATTGCGTTGCAGGGCAAGGACAACGAGCCGGCGTTCGCCACCCGGGTCGCCGACGCCGCGCAGGAGAAGGCGCACATCGCCGAGGTCGTCGCGGACCTGATCGGACGCAAGGAAACCCTCATCCTGGACTCCGGGAGCACCGCCCTGGCCGTCGCGAACTCGCTCAAGGGCCGCGACCTCGGCCTCACCGTCGTCACACCGAGCGTCCTTGCGGCGCTGGCACTCGTCGACGAGCCCGACACCTCGGTCGTGCTGACCGGAGGCGAACTGCGTGCCAGTGAACTCAGCCTCATCGGCCCGGGCGCCGAGGACACACTGGCCAACTACAACTGCGACACCTACGTCATGGGTGTCGCCGGCATCGACGGCGAACGCGGGATCTCCGACTACCACCAGGCCGAGAGCCGGGTGAAGCGCGCCGCAACCCGCCGGGCGGACCGGGTCATCGTCGCCGCAGACAAGAGCAAGCTCGGCCGTGTCACCTTCGTCAGCATCTCCGCGCTTGCCGAGGTCCAGATCATCGTCAGCGACGGCCCGCCCGACCACCCCGCGCTCGTCGCCGCGCGCGACGCCGGGGTCGAGGTGATCTGCGTTGCCGATCAACAGGATTCGGTGCAGGACATTTCGGCGGTGGGGTCCCGGTGA
- a CDS encoding DUF389 domain-containing protein — translation MLHLRVVVPEDMRDDVLDVLRSQVGVAHVLLHPGAAVDPAGDVIAADLARECANDVIKNLKDLDAQHRGAITLTVLDTVLSTRAHRAEEEAVGDPADAVVWDELIGRTREEATLSVTFVLFLTLACLLTAIGVVTDSTVTVVGAMVLGPEFGPLAALSVALVQRRMALARRAAVALVVGFPIAMAITAIATWAAESLGWITLDSVAHVEEVDFIFRVGPVSFMVALLAGAAGMLSLVSARSAGLVGVFISVYTVTAAGFAVVAATVGAWDVAAKSALQLVVNLVGIVLAGVLVLVLRPRGRLVARTARK, via the coding sequence GTGCTGCACTTACGCGTGGTCGTTCCCGAAGACATGCGCGACGACGTCCTCGACGTGCTGCGCAGTCAGGTCGGCGTCGCCCACGTGCTGCTCCATCCGGGCGCTGCCGTCGACCCCGCCGGCGACGTGATCGCGGCCGACCTCGCTCGCGAATGCGCGAACGACGTCATCAAGAACCTCAAGGACCTCGACGCCCAGCATCGCGGTGCGATTACCCTGACCGTCCTGGACACCGTGCTGTCGACCAGAGCCCACAGGGCCGAGGAGGAGGCCGTCGGAGATCCCGCGGACGCCGTCGTGTGGGACGAACTCATCGGCCGCACACGGGAAGAGGCGACGCTGTCGGTCACCTTCGTGCTCTTCCTGACGTTGGCGTGTCTGCTCACCGCGATCGGCGTCGTCACCGACTCGACGGTGACCGTGGTCGGCGCCATGGTGCTCGGTCCGGAGTTCGGTCCGCTCGCCGCACTGTCGGTCGCGCTCGTGCAGCGCCGCATGGCCCTGGCCCGCCGTGCCGCCGTCGCCCTGGTCGTCGGCTTCCCGATCGCGATGGCGATCACCGCGATCGCCACCTGGGCCGCCGAGTCCCTCGGCTGGATCACCCTCGACAGCGTTGCGCACGTCGAGGAGGTCGACTTCATCTTCCGGGTCGGTCCGGTGTCGTTCATGGTCGCGCTGCTCGCCGGCGCGGCGGGCATGCTGTCGCTGGTGTCGGCGAGATCGGCCGGGCTCGTCGGGGTCTTCATCTCCGTCTACACCGTGACCGCAGCGGGATTCGCGGTGGTCGCCGCGACGGTCGGCGCCTGGGACGTCGCGGCGAAGTCGGCACTGCAGCTGGTGGTCAACCTCGTCGGCATCGTTCTGGCCGGGGTCCTGGTGCTGGTGCTGCGTCCGCGCGGTCGTCTGGTGGCGCGCACGGCCCGCAAGTAG
- a CDS encoding DUF2126 domain-containing protein: protein MGIKVALEHRTSYTFDRLVEVHPHVVRLRPAPHSRTPIEAYSLQVEPADHFVNWQQDAFGNFLARLVFPTRARSLTITVGLIADLKVVNPFDFFIEDYAERVGFAYPKALAEDLKPYLRPVDEDGEGTGPGDLAAAWVSNFSVATGTRTIDFLVALNRAVNADVGYSVRMEPGVQTPDVTLRTGIGSCRDSAWLLVSILRQLGLAARFVSGYLVQLTSDVEALDGPSGPAADFTDLHAWTEVYIPGAGWIGLDPTSGLFAGEGHIPLSATPHPESAAPITGATEPCETVLEFSNVVTRVHEDPRVTLPYTDASWAAINALGRRVDERLREADVRLTMGGEPTFVSIDNQVDPEWTTAADGPHKRERASALTARLKKVWAPQGLVQRSQGKWYPGEPLPRWQIGLYWRADGEPLWSDDRLLADPWPETPGVRGIAPDAHRALLAAIADGLGLPADRVRPAYEDPLTRLIAAVRRPEGPPVAADDDLAADDAAGRAALMQRLDESVGEPTAFVLPLHRRDDDAGWASADWTLRRGRIVLLDGDSPAGLRLPLNSISWKPPKPTFEADPIHRRPALGRGAALARSATATPEETSDDDEWVPTTALVGEIRDGLLYVFLPPVDELEHFIDLIARIESAAASIDCPVVIEGYGPPPDPRLTTMSITPDPGVIEVNVAPTESFVEQRAQLETLYREARLARLSTEAFDVDGTHGGTGGGNHITLGGVTPADSPLLRRPDLLVSMLTYWQRHPALSYLFAGRFIGTTSQSPRVDEGRPDALYELEIAFAEIARLSKAEGGAAPEHGRSASSASSAPEHGRSASSAPPWLVDRALRHLLTDITGNTHRAEFCIDKLYSPDSARGRLGLLELRGFEMPPHPQMAMVQSLLVRSLVAWFWDEPLRAPLIRHGANLHGRYLLPHFLIHDIAEVAADLRAHGVEFDTSWLDPFTEFRFPRIGTAVLGGVEIELRGAIEPWNVLGEESTAGGTARYVDSSVERLQVRLIGADRSRYLVTVNGHPVPMLATDNPDVQVGGVRYRAWQPPSALHPTITVDGPLRFELIDAATGVSRGGCTYHVSHPGGRSYDSPPVNAVEAESRRARRFEATGFTPGAVDLAALREKLARQSTDVGAPGILDLRRVRTVLQ, encoded by the coding sequence ATGGGTATCAAGGTAGCTCTGGAGCATCGCACCAGCTACACATTCGACCGCCTCGTCGAGGTTCATCCTCACGTCGTGCGGCTGCGCCCGGCCCCGCACTCGCGCACACCCATCGAGGCCTACTCCTTACAGGTCGAGCCCGCCGATCACTTCGTCAACTGGCAGCAGGACGCCTTCGGTAACTTCCTCGCGCGGCTGGTGTTCCCGACCCGCGCCCGCAGCCTGACCATCACCGTCGGCCTGATCGCCGACCTGAAGGTCGTCAACCCGTTCGACTTCTTCATCGAGGACTACGCCGAACGCGTCGGCTTCGCGTATCCGAAGGCGCTGGCCGAGGATCTCAAGCCCTATCTGCGTCCCGTCGACGAGGACGGGGAGGGCACCGGCCCCGGCGACCTCGCCGCCGCGTGGGTGTCGAACTTCTCCGTGGCCACGGGCACCAGGACGATCGACTTCCTCGTCGCGCTGAACCGCGCCGTCAACGCCGACGTCGGCTATTCGGTGCGGATGGAGCCCGGGGTGCAGACCCCGGACGTCACGCTGCGCACCGGGATCGGCTCCTGCCGCGACTCGGCGTGGTTGCTGGTGTCCATTCTGCGTCAGCTCGGCCTGGCGGCGCGCTTCGTGTCGGGGTACCTGGTCCAGCTGACCTCGGACGTCGAGGCGCTCGACGGCCCGTCGGGCCCGGCCGCGGACTTCACGGATCTGCACGCGTGGACCGAGGTCTACATCCCCGGAGCCGGCTGGATCGGGCTGGACCCCACCTCCGGTCTGTTCGCCGGGGAGGGCCACATCCCGCTGTCGGCCACCCCGCATCCCGAGTCCGCCGCTCCGATCACCGGTGCCACCGAACCCTGTGAGACCGTCCTGGAGTTCAGCAACGTCGTGACCCGGGTGCACGAGGACCCGCGGGTGACGCTGCCCTACACGGACGCCAGTTGGGCCGCGATCAACGCGCTCGGCCGCCGGGTGGACGAACGGCTCCGCGAGGCCGACGTGCGCCTGACCATGGGCGGGGAGCCGACGTTCGTCTCGATCGACAACCAGGTGGATCCGGAGTGGACCACCGCCGCCGACGGACCGCACAAGCGGGAGCGGGCATCGGCGCTGACCGCGCGACTGAAGAAGGTGTGGGCGCCGCAGGGCCTGGTGCAGCGCAGCCAGGGCAAGTGGTATCCCGGAGAACCGTTGCCGCGCTGGCAGATCGGGCTCTACTGGCGCGCCGACGGGGAACCGCTCTGGAGCGATGACCGGCTGCTTGCCGATCCGTGGCCCGAGACGCCCGGCGTTCGAGGAATCGCCCCCGATGCCCACCGCGCGCTGCTGGCCGCGATCGCCGACGGCCTCGGGCTGCCGGCAGACCGGGTCCGCCCCGCCTACGAGGACCCGCTGACCCGGCTCATCGCAGCCGTGCGCCGACCCGAGGGGCCTCCGGTCGCCGCCGACGACGACCTGGCCGCAGACGACGCCGCGGGCCGGGCCGCACTGATGCAGCGGCTCGACGAATCGGTCGGCGAACCAACGGCGTTCGTCCTGCCTCTGCACCGCCGCGACGACGACGCCGGCTGGGCCAGCGCGGACTGGACGTTGCGGCGCGGTCGCATCGTGCTGCTCGACGGCGACTCACCGGCGGGCCTGCGGCTGCCGCTGAACTCGATCAGCTGGAAGCCCCCCAAGCCGACGTTCGAGGCCGACCCGATCCACCGTCGCCCGGCGCTGGGACGTGGCGCCGCCCTCGCGCGCTCGGCCACCGCGACACCGGAGGAGACGTCGGACGACGACGAGTGGGTTCCGACGACGGCGCTGGTCGGTGAGATCCGCGACGGCCTGCTGTATGTGTTCCTGCCGCCCGTCGACGAGCTGGAGCACTTCATCGACCTGATCGCGCGCATCGAGAGCGCCGCGGCCTCGATCGACTGCCCCGTCGTGATCGAGGGCTACGGCCCGCCGCCGGATCCGCGCCTCACCACGATGTCGATCACGCCCGACCCGGGCGTCATCGAGGTCAACGTCGCGCCCACCGAGAGTTTCGTCGAGCAGCGCGCCCAGCTGGAGACGCTCTACCGGGAAGCCCGGCTGGCCCGGCTCTCGACCGAGGCGTTCGATGTCGACGGCACCCACGGCGGCACCGGGGGCGGAAACCACATCACCCTCGGCGGCGTCACCCCGGCCGACTCGCCACTGCTGCGCCGGCCCGACCTGCTGGTGTCGATGCTCACCTACTGGCAGCGGCACCCGGCGCTGTCCTATCTGTTCGCCGGGCGTTTCATCGGCACCACCTCCCAGTCGCCGCGGGTGGACGAGGGGCGTCCGGACGCCCTCTACGAACTCGAGATCGCCTTCGCTGAGATCGCGCGGTTGTCGAAGGCCGAGGGGGGCGCCGCTCCGGAGCATGGTCGCTCCGCAAGCTCCGCAAGCTCCGCTCCGGAACATGGTCGCTCCGCAAGCTCCGCTCCGCCCTGGCTCGTCGACCGGGCCCTTCGTCATCTGCTCACCGACATCACCGGCAACACCCACCGTGCCGAGTTCTGCATCGACAAGCTCTACAGTCCCGACAGCGCGCGGGGCCGACTCGGGCTGCTGGAGCTGCGCGGGTTCGAGATGCCGCCGCATCCCCAGATGGCGATGGTGCAGTCGCTGTTGGTGCGCTCGCTGGTCGCCTGGTTCTGGGACGAGCCGCTGCGTGCCCCGCTGATCCGCCACGGAGCCAACCTGCACGGCCGATACCTGTTGCCGCACTTCCTGATTCACGACATCGCCGAGGTCGCGGCCGACCTGCGCGCGCACGGTGTCGAGTTCGACACCAGCTGGCTCGACCCGTTCACCGAGTTCCGCTTCCCGAGAATCGGCACCGCCGTGCTCGGCGGGGTGGAGATCGAGTTGCGCGGCGCGATCGAGCCGTGGAACGTGCTGGGTGAGGAATCGACGGCCGGCGGCACCGCCCGCTACGTGGATTCGTCGGTCGAACGGCTCCAGGTGCGTCTCATCGGAGCCGACCGGTCGCGCTACCTCGTCACCGTCAACGGTCATCCGGTCCCGATGCTCGCCACCGACAACCCCGATGTCCAGGTCGGCGGTGTGCGCTACCGCGCCTGGCAACCGCCGAGCGCGTTGCATCCGACGATCA